GTTCCATCAAAAAGAAAAAAGATGCTATCAATAATTCGAACCCGTGGCATTTTGTATTGAACTTTGCTTTTTGGCAACTGTATTCTAAAATTTGTTGTATCCTTTAAATCAAAGGATATGCGAGTTACTTGTTTGGGAGCAGTATAATTGCCCAAATAAAGATTGTTTGCGTCACTCCCCCCAAAATAATAGGAATTGTAATTAAGTTCAACAGTATCCTTAGGTACTATTGGGTGATGCGGATATCGCCTTATAAAGGCGTTGTTTCTATGAATTTTTTTCTCGGAAAAAGCAAACAATATGGCCACGATACTTATCCCAATAATAGCAAGGGCAGCCAGCAAAAGCAGGGTCTTTTTTGCGGGATATCTGTTTGCAAAAAAGACCGCCACTGCTGCCAGAATCATGAAAAATATATTGAAAAAAATATGCTGTGTCCAGCTGAGTTTTTCTAATACTCCACCGCAGGAGCAGGGCACAAAGTCAGAGAAATTAAGGATGATAAAAATATAGGCCGTAAACATCACCATCAGTGTAAAACTGGCGTAGAGGGCAATGGTTCTAAAGCGTTCTATAATTAATAAACAAGCAATAAGAATCTCTATTCCCGGCACGGCCCAGGCAATAAAACCTGCGTATGCACTTAGTAATGGCGATTGTGCCAATTGCACAGTGAAGGTTTCAAAGTCAAGGAGCTTGCTAACTGCGGCGTAGAGGAATAGGAATACAAATAGATAGCTGCCCACATCTATGAAAGTGTTTTTAAAATATGATTTTTTAATTAGATGCCACATAAGATTGTGTTAAGTGCATTATTGAAGGTTTGTTAAAATTAGGGGGTGGGAACTAATGTAGAATTATAAAAAGGGCCCATAATTGAGCAAAAAGAGCCCAAAATTGGCTCTTAAGTTTTTGAATATTTCATTAATGCCAAAGTTTATGGTAGCGGTATTTAGGAGCTGCCGTTCTTAAACAAAACGTTCTTGTTGTGCTCTTATAACCAATTCGTTATCGGGAAGGCCTTCAACTTTAAAGAATTCCTTCATTTTGGTCCGCCTTCTTTGAATGGTAGTGCGGGAAATAAATAGTTTTTTCGGTATTTTATTTAAGGGGGTGCCCTTTAGTGTTTTTATATAAATGGGAATAGGGTATTTCTCAAATAGGGATTTGAAAAGCTTGGTTCAAGATTATTTAAGGAAGGTAGGCCTAAGCAATTAATGGAATTGGTAAATGTAAAAACTTTTGATGCGGGATTGGTGCAGTTGTATTATAAGCGTAAAAAATAAAATGTTATATGCAATAGAAGGTAGCCTAATTGCTTTTTTCCAACTTCTAAACAAGATTGGAGCCAGTTCACACTCGTGTCTCACAAATTTTGCTTCGCCAGTGCACACTGCGTACTCGGTTTAGCCTTTTGGAGCGTTTTTTAAAATCGTGTCTTTATATCCACCCCTGTAGGTGTTAATGGTATGGCCATTATCTTTCTAAACGTATTTCAAACGCAGAGAGTGGAGTGAATAAGGCGATAAGTTCCTACTATATTCCTACTCGCCTGCGTTTGCATACGCATTAGATCATGTTTCAATATGGTTTATTAGTAAGTTGGCTAATCGTTCAATTCAGAAACAATAATCTCATTGCCATCCATATCATAGCAATGGAAAAAAGAATATTCCGGGGTCTTAACAATTTCCGTTTTCAATTTTACCTTATTACTTAGTAGTCGTTCATAAAGCGTTTCAATATCAGTGGTATAAATTACCATTGTTGGCTGTTCCCCAGTTTGATTGCCTATCCGTTCTCTTTGTTTTTTAGTATCTGCCTTTAAAAACCAAATCCCTAAGGAATCGAGAGGTTCACTGCCCAAATGCAAGAACCGTTGCCCTACATCCGTAGTTACATCAAACATTCGTTTAAAGCCAAAGTTCACTTCATAGAAAGTCGCAGATCTTTCATAGTTTTCTACAAGTAGTACTATTCTACCTAAATAGTTTTTCATAAAAAATAAAATTTAAAGATTAATAAAAAAATAGCTATTACAGTAAGTTATACTGCAAAATTGCCTGTTGATAAAGCTTTTGAAATGCCTGTTCGTCGGTGGGTTCAATCCAGTTATAGCCAATGGCCTTCCATGCTTCCGTATAATGCTGTAACGCTAACAATTGAATATATTCATTACCACATACCACATAATCTGCCCAAAATTGCAGCAAATAACCTCCGTATTTTGTATGGTATTTTTTTGCTTCTGAATAACTATTAAACCACTTATGTATTAATCCAATCCCATTACTTCTAAAAAGGAGATCATTTCTTTCAATATGTTGCTTTAAATCTTCCCATCGTTTAAACCCGTATTCGGAAGCAACAATGTGGTACACGTCCTTTAAAAGAAGATGCTTTCTTTTTTTCTCAAACTCTGAAGAGGATAGGTTTTTAAAAAATGGAAGACGTAAGTAGTTTTTGACCGTAGTGTCAAAATCGGATTTAAATTTTTTGTGAATTAATTTGGCCTCAATTTTAATCTGATGAAGCCGTATAGGACGTAACACTTTCATAATATCCTTTTCGTTGCCATTACTCACTATTGGCGGATTTATGAAATGAATAAAAAAAGAAAAGAAAAGGTGACATCGTCTTTTGTGAGTACAGGCATCCTTTTAATACCTATGGACAAATTTAAAAATAAAAATGTTATTTCCCAAAATGATTTTCGTCCGTTGGTATCCACTGGCTCGCTTTTGAAAAGCGTGCCTATTTATTTCGGCATTTGTAATGCCCTTCACGGGGTTTGAAACCGAGAAAATTATTGTTTTTGGTATGCACCCCCGCTGCTACATTTTAAAGCCTACACCACATATTCAAACTACCCTAATCTGATAATTCAATTTTGCTTTATAAACTTCTTGGTACTACTTTTTTGAGCAGTATCCGTCACTTTTAAAAAATAAATGCCGGTATATAGATTATCGATATTGAGAAAATTGATTCCATTTGGGTCTGATTCACTCAGGAGAAGTTGACCAAGGTTGTTGTATATTTTTGCACCTACTATTTTGGTCGCACTTTCAATATTCACTATTTGGGTTGTTGGATTTGGATATATTGAAAAAGAAAATGTGCTGTTTTGTAGAAGGGATAGTATAAACGTGTTTTTATACCATATAATTTGACAATCTATATATGATGAAGCAACAATATCCATATCCAGATCCCCGTCCAAATCAGTTATTAAAACGTCATTTGCTTCGTAAACATTATCAGTTAAAATTATTTCAGCTCCGAAATTTCCCTGCCCGTCAATATTTTCAATCCAACCAATTTTATTTTGGTAATAGTGGGTAAAGGCAACATCCATATCATTATCATTATCTAAATCTCCAAAGGCAACTTCATTTGGTAATCCTTCTTGCGTAATTACAGTTACATTTCCAAAACTTCCATTACCATCAGTATTTTCAACCCAAATTAGATTTTCATCTGAATCTGTTGCGCCAATTACTACATCCATGTCTCCATCCATATCCATATCTACAGCATTTAATAAACGAACGCGACCGCCTGCTAATTGATAAATTAAGATTTCATCACTAAAGTTGCCCATGCCATCTAAATTCTTAAGCCAAGTTGCCTGTCCGGTACCTGAAAAACGTAGGCTTAATATATCAATATCGCCATCATTATCTAAGTCTGCTGGAAAAGTATCGGAATAAGTTCCGGCGAATGACGGAAGGTCGTGTTGGACGTTAAAATTTCCGAGTCCATCCGTGTTTTCCATCCATCCAAATGAAGAACTACTTCTAAACAAAATGTCAATATCATTATCCCCATCTATATCTGCTACTTCCAAAGCAGTTAAAATATTTACAACGCTATTTGAGATATCATTTACAGGTCCAAAATTCCCCAAACCATCAAGATTTTCGTACCAGACAATTTTTTTTATATTTGGAGAATGTGTGCCAGCAATGAGGTCTATATCATTATCACCATCAACGTCTGCAGCCCGTATATAGACCGCATGATTAGGATAATCTATCCCTTTTGGTTTTCCAAAATTTCCGTGTCCATCTATATTTTCGAACCACGCAATTAAACTATTCCCAGATGCATAGTCGTTATTTGATGCAGATATTAAATCCAGATCCCCATCACCATCCAAATCAGCCGAAGTTATTTTTTCTATATAGTCAACGTCTTCAACTATTATATTTTGGTTTCCAAAATTACCCATCCCATCTTCATTTTTATACCAACTAATTTTAGCACTTTTGGCGGCTATGCACATCACATCCAAATTTCCGTCATTATCAACGTCTGCGATTTTGATACCCGTTGGTAAGCTAACCTTATCAGATACTATTCTGGCTGAGGAAAAGGACCCTTGACCATTCAGGTTTTCAAAGAAGCCAAAATAATTGTCGTTTTTGGCTGCAAAGAATACATCATTATCACCATCGCTATCAATATCTTCCACATTTATGCCAATTGCTCCATCTATATTAGAACCAATGTATTGTAAAGGACCGAAATTACCAGCGCCATCAATATTTTCCTGCCATGCAACAAAATCATTAATATTACTCGTTGAAATTATATCATGATCACCATCATTGTCAATATCCGCTGCAAATACCGAGGTGGGTTCACTTACTCCAGAACTAATTATCCTTTTTAGACCAAATGTTCCATTGCCATCTAAATTTTCATACCAGATTAGTGAGTTATCATAATAAGTAGCTAATAATATGTCTTTGTCCCCATCGCCATCCAAATCAGCTGTTTTTAATGATATTGCTTCTGCAACATCGCCATCTACAATAGTCTGACTTCCAAATTGGCCCAACCCATTTAAATTTTCAAGCCATACTACTCTATTTCCATTAAAGTAGTGTGACGACAATAAATCTAAATCGCCATCAGAATCAATATCATCAAAATAAACTGATCCTTTAAAATCTGAAATATTACGCTCTACTCCAAAATTTCCAAGTCCATCCAGATTTTTGAACCAAACAATTCTATTAGCGTAATTATTACTCACTATGGCGTCCAAATCCCCATCTCCATCTATATCGGCTAAAAATGGAGCAGCTACATAATGAGTAAAAGGATAGTTTTTTATTAACTTTCTTATTCCATATGTTCCTTGACCATCGGTATTTTCATACCAAACTACATTGCTATTTCCAGCGGTCATAATGTCCAAATCACCATCCCCGTCAATATCACCAAAAAAAGCATCACTGGGTCTAATAACATAACTATTATCTGTTATGATCTTTTCTTCAAAAGTGGTCTGAGCCAATAAAAGATTAAATGAGGAGAGGACTAATGTGAATAAAAGATTTGATTTCATATTTTTTTTTAGAAGTGCAATATATTAAAATTTTGTTAATAGAATGGGTTTGTTTGTTTGGGTAGCGTCTTGTAAATTAGTGAATAGGTGAGTGTGTGGATCTGGTAGTTTGATTTTTTTGATAGTGATTTTGCTTCTTTCTATATACATTCATTTTTACCCCTTCCTTCCTTTCGTTTCCGTTGAGGGTAAACTAGTTAATCTGGTTGTTCAGGACAGGCTATTTTTCGAAAGCCTGGAGGAGCGTTTTTTATAGATAGCCATTCACAATCACTACTTCCGTTTTTTTTGTATTTTTAAATTACAATTATAAATTATGTGCTACCACACCAAACTAACTGCTGATAAAAGGCTGATTGAAGCAGAATTTGATGCCGAATTTTACGAACCGGAACTGTATGTTCCCAAAGAGGCTATCAATGGTTTTGCTTTTGCGAAAAATCCTATTGTTCTCGACGAGGATAAGGGGCATATCAGCATGGCAAACTGGGGCTTGATACCTTTTTGGGCAAAGGATGATTCCATAAGAAAGATGACATTGAATTCCCGAATTGAAACCGCCGCATCAAAACCCGCTTTTCGGAATTCCGTAAAAAACCGTTGTCTTGTGATTGCCGATGCCTTTTATGAATGGCAGTGGCTCGATGCGAAAGGAAAGGAAAAACAAAAATATATTATCAAGCCCACCGCTCAGGAAATCTTTGGCTTTGCAGGGTTTTACAGCGAATGGATCAATCCTTCAACCGGTGAAAACATGACTACCTATACAATAGCAACTACCGAAGCAAACGAGCTAATGGAGGAGATACACAACAATAAAAAAAGAATGCCCATAATATTAAAAAAGGAAAATAGAAGGGATTGGCTAGAAGGAGGCGCTTTGGAAAATTTTCAGTTTCCTTACGAAGTTACATTAACAGCTAAAGCTATATAAATAATCACATTTTGCGATTTAATTGGGTTGCAACTACCTTTTTATAGGAATGAATTTCCTCCCGGTACATTGCTGTTCCTTTATAGGACGTTACTTTTAATCGGTCTTTTGTAAATCCAAATTGGAGTAGGGATTTAAGGGCAGCTTCTGCAAGGTCTTCCCGTAACCATTCTTTCCTAAAAGTATCATCAAGTATAAATGGAATTTCTCTTTCAAGGGAAATCACATTTTTATTTGCAGGATTGGTAATTATGCAGCAGGAAAAAAGTTCTTCGTCAATTAAGGAATAAATACCCGCAAATGCAAACAGTTTGCCCTTTGCCCCATCACCATTTGTAACCTTCCAAATTTTTCTATTTTTATTTCCCTCAATTAATTCGTTTAAATAAAATCCATCTGCCAAAATTAAACACTTACCAAAATTTAGGGAAGGCTTATTGTATTTTAAATTTAAAAACTTCTCGATAGAAATTGCATGCAGATTATATTGTTGCCGAAAGGAAAGAATATTATCACTTTCATTTGCGGGAATAAATCCCCAATGGGCGGGCCATATTCCATCGGGATCGTGCTGTGGTATGATATAGAGATTTGGAAAACCAAGCGCAGTTCTATAAGAATAGGGTTCATACTCACACATCACCCTAAAATAGGCATCAAAAAAATCCTCAATCTCTAAATCCGTTTTATTTAAAGAGACTTCAATACACATAAGTTAAATATAGAAACTTCTTCAATAATGGGATAAAATTTCATAAGGATTATTTCCAAATGGAATTTTAATCCTTAAAATTGACCATCCAATCTATTCCATAATTATCGGTGGATCTTCCTTAAGGTGCTGCCCTCATTTTTTTTAGAAATGGAGTTATCCCCCTATAAGTTCGCCCCCGTTGATATGAATAAATTGTCCCGTTATATAACTGCTGTCCTCGCTGGCTAAAAAAACATAGGCAGGACCCACCTCACTGGGTTGTCCCGCTCTTCCCATCGGGGTATCTTGACCAAAATCAGTTACATCATCAAATGTTGCGGGAATAAGGGGCGTCCATATGGGGCCTGGTGCTACTCCGTTTACACGTATGCCCTTTGATGCAAGATTGCTGGACAGTGAGCGCGTAAAACTAACAATAGCGCCCTTTGTGCTGGCGTAATCCATCAAATGATCACTTCCCCTATAGGCGGTTACGGAACTGGTGATTATTATAACGTCTCCCTTCTTTAAATGAGGAAGCGCTGCCTTGGCTATATAAAAATATGCGAATATGTTGGTTTGAAAAGTTTCCGTTAATTGTTGCTCCGAAATCTGTTCCAGCTTGTCTTTTGGAAATTGTACGGCGGCATTATTGACTAAAATATTTAATTTCCCGTAGTGCTTTATACACTCAGCAATACTCTTTTTACAAAACTTTGCATCCTTTAAGTCTCCTTCCAATATTAAACATTTGCTCCCTTCCTTTTCAACCATCCTTTTGGTTTCTTTTGCATCTTTGTTTTCCTCTAAATAAACAATGGCCACAGAAGCACCCTCCCTGGCAAAGTGTACGGCTACACTCCTTCCAATACCACTGTCTCCCCCGGTAATAAATGCTACTTTGCCTTTTAATTTACCACTGCCTTTATAATTTTCTCGAATAATCTCCGGTTGTGGTTTCATTTTATTTTCCTCCCCGGGCTGAGATTGCGTTTGGGAAGGAAATTTCTTTGGTTTGGATTTCTCTTTTTCCATAGTGTGTTTTTTATTTTTAAAATTATTAAACATTTAGCTATAATGTAGATAGTTTAGAATTGTTTTAACGAAGGTGGCATAATCTTAAAAAGATAAAAAAGATCTCCGTACATATGCTTTTAGTTAATTATTTTAAAAATAGGTGCCAATGGAATGTTATAAGGTATTTACTATTAGAAATTTGACGCTACTTTTAATAAAAAAAAATTTTAAAATTGAATTGCTATGAAAAATGAAAGAAATCAAACGGGCAAGGAGAACAATCTACAATTTGCTGGAAACAACCCTTCCCAGAATGACAGAAACCAAGATCCCACAAGAAAACAAGGGGATGATTGGAATCAAGAAGAAGAGTAGGTAATATGATTGCCTAGTCAATTTGGCCTCCATCATTTATGATGGAGGTTTTTTTATAAAATTTTCTTCACTACATTTCATTTACCTCCTGTCTCTCTCCGTCCTTCTTCATCCAGATTGATATTGTTTATAAAATTCCTACTGGAATAATTCCAAACAAATGGAAATATTCCATATTTTTGTATTGATGAAAAAATCAATTCTCCATCTTGATTTGGATACTTTCTTTGTGTCGGTAGAGCGCTTGCTAAATAGCGAATTGCTAAAAAAGCCGGTATTGGTAGGGGGTACGGGCAGTAGAGGAGTGGTAGCCGCCTGTAGTTATGAAACCAGAAAATATGGTGTCCGCTCGGGGATGGCAATGAAAATCGCAAAACAACTTTGTCCCCAAGCAATTGTTATTCGTGGCAATGCGGGTACCTATATGAAGTACTCAAATCTTATCACGGATGTTATTCGTGATTCCGTCCCATTATTTGAAAAAACAAGTGTGGATGAGTTTTATGTTGACCTGACTGGCATGGACCGATTTTTTGGAAACTATAAGTTTGCTTGCGAACTGCGCAAACGTATTATCAAGGAATCGGGATTGCCAATTTCTTTCGGACTCTCCCAAAATAAAATAGTGAGCAAGGTGGCAACGGGTGAGGCCAAACCCAACAACCAGCTTAAAATTGATTACGGTTTTGAAAAGGCGTTTTTGGCGCCATTGTCCATCCGAAAAATACCGATGATCGGCAAAGCCACTGCCCAAACTTTAATCCACCTGGGGATTGATCGCGTAAAGCTCATCCAGGAAATGCCGGTGGAAATGCTTACTTCCGTTATGGGCAAGAACGGGCAGACCATCTGGAACCGTGCCAATGGAATTGACAGCACCCCCGTAATTCCCTATTGCGAACGCAAATCAATCTCCAATGAGCGCACATTCAATCTTGATACAATAGATGTCCAGAGACTCCGGGACACCCTTACCGCTATGGTAGATACCCTGTGTTACCAACTCAGGCTTGGAAATAAAATGACGGGTTGTGTCTCCGTAAAAATCAGATACTCCGATTTCCAGACCTATAACAAACAAATTCGCATTCCCTACACCAGTGCCGACCATATTCTAATACCCGCCGCAATGGAACTTTTTAATAAACTCTATGAACGCAGGATATTGGTTCGGCTAATAGGTGTAAAGTTTTCCCATTTGGTTGGCGGCCATTACCAAATTAACCTTTTTGACGATAACGAAAAGACATTGAACCTCTATAAATCCTTGGATCATATCCGTAACCGTTTCGGGGCAGGCAGTGTTATGAAGGCTTCCACACTGGATGTGCGGACCGTTATCTCCGGCCGTAATCCATTTGATGGCGAACCGCCCATTTTATTGGCCCATAGAAATCAATAATGTATATCAATTGCCATACATATTACTCTTTGCGGTACGGGGTGCTTTCAGTACCCCAACTCTTGCAATTGGCAAAAGAACATACTATCGAATCTTTGGCACTTACTGATATTAACAGTACCTCCGCCTGTCTGGAATTTATAAGGGAAGCAACAAAAGAAAACCTTAAACCCGTGGTTGGGGCCGATATTCGTAACGGAAACACCCGATGCTATGTCTGCTTGGCAAAAAACAATAATGGCTACCTGGAAATCAACCAATTTTTAACCCAATACCTTCATGCTAAAAAGGACTTCCCCGAAATCCCACCCTCATTTTTGAATGTAATAACTATTATTCCCTTTGAAAAAGTACTTGAATATGAACTGGAATCCTTCGCTCCAAATTGGTACATCGGCATTTCTGTAGCAGACCTTAACAAATTAAAATTCTCCCATCTAAAACAGCATACTGAAAAACTGGTGTTATTACAGTCTGTAACCTTCTGCAATCAAACACATTTCAATATCCACAGATTACTGCGGTGCATAGACCTAAATATTGTGTTAAGCAAATTGCCGGAACTAGAACAGGGAAGTGCCAACGATAAAATGTACACTCTACATGAACTCGAAAGGCGGTTTGAGGATTTTGAATATATCTTATCAAACACCCGGTCTATTTTAAACTCCTGTACTATTGATTTTAAATTTGATGAAAAGCGCGTGAATCAAAACCAAGCTACCTATCTTTCCAATACCCAAGAGGATTATGAATATCTGGTTTCCTTGGTAAACCAAAGGATAGCGTCCCGATATAAAACGATAACCCTCAAAATAAAGGAACGGATTGAAAAGGAACTTCATGCAATCCAGCAAATGGACTTTGTTTCTTACTTTTTAATCAATTACGATATTGTTCAATATGCGATAAAGAATGACTATCCCTACATTGGGCGGGGCAGTGGGGCAAATAGTGTTGTCGCTTATATTTTGGGGATTACCAATGTGGACCCGATTGAATTGGACCTCTATTTTGAACGTTTCATCAACCTGTATCGTTCCTCACCGCCTGACTTTGATATAGATTTTTCTTGGAAGGACAGGGATGATGTTACCCGCTATATTTTTGAACGTTTCCCAAATACCGCCCTTATGGGTACTTATGTAACGTTTCAATTCAAAGCAGTTGTTCGGGAGCTTTCCAAAGTATTTGGACTGCCAAAAGCCGAAATTGATGCGTTTTTAAAAGGCGACAGAGAGCATAAAAAAAATGACCATTACTTTAAACTGGTAACAAAATATGCCACTCTTATCCATGGGGTCCCAAATTACCTGAGTGTGCATTCTGGCGGTATCGTAATTACCAAAAACCCCGTACAGGCTTATTGCGCCACCTTTATGCCGCCCAAGGGTTTCCAAACCCTGCAGATAGATATGCACATTGCGGAAGCAGTAGGTATTTTTAAATTCGATATCCTTGCCCAACGCGGACTTTCAAAGATTAAAGATACCATTCAATTGATCAGGGAAAACCAACCCGAGGCCCAGATCAGAGACATTGATGATACCACTCCATTTAAGAATGATCCAGAAATTAACGCCCTTCTAAAAGTAGGGGACTGTATGGGCGTTTTTTATGTGGAGTCGCCCGCCATGCGTACCCTTATGACCCGTCTGCAGACCCAGGATTATTTAGGTCTGGTTGCCGCCAGTTCTATCATTCGTCCCGGCGTTACCAATGGCGGGATGAAGAATGCCTATATAGAGCGACATCGATTTCCAGAAAAAAGGGCAGAGGCACATCCCGTTCTTTTGGAAATTATGCCCGAGACCTATGGGGTAATGGTGTATCAGGAAGATGTTCTCAAAGTTGCACATTATTTTGCAGGCTTGAGTTTGGCCGAAGCAGATGTATTGCGAAGGGGAATGAGCGGCAAGGGCAGGAGCAAGGAACAATTTGATGCCCTGGAAAGGAAATTCTATGAAAACTGTAAAGAGAAGGGCTACACCCAAAAAGTGATAGAAGAAGTTTGGGATCAAATCAAAGCATTTGCCGGCTATGCGTTTGCCAAGGGACATTCGGCATCCTATGCGGTAGAGAGCTACCAGAGCCTGTACCTTAAAAAATATTTTCCATTGGAGTTTATGACTGCGGTTCTTAACAATGGCGGAGGCTTTTATAATCTGGACACCTATATAAACGAAATCTTCAGATGTGGCGGTACGGTTGAAAATCCTTGCATAAACAATAGCGACCACGGCAATTGCATAAAGGGGAAAACAGTGTACCTAGGTTTTGGGATGATAAAGGATCTGGACCATCGCAGTATTCAAAAAATACTCAATGAACGCCAACTTTTTGGTCTTTTCAAAAACTTTAATGATTTTTTGGATAGATGTAAATTGGGATTGGAACAGCTACTATTGCTAATCCGATTAAATTCCTTTAGAGCTTTAGAACCCAATAAACACAGATTAATGTGGTTTGCGCACCTAAACAACAATTCGTATAAAAGCCAGCACAACCAACCCCAATTATTTAAACCTAAACGGGTAAATTATAATTTACCCTTATTAAAAAGCGAACACATTATTGACGCCTATGACAATCTTGAATTGTTGGGCTTTACGTTACACAACGATTTCAATTTCATAAAACCAGGTAATTATCCCACCACCAAGGCAAGAGATTTAAAAAATTTTGTAGGTAGGGAAATTACAATTCTCGGCAAACTGGTCACCTCCAAAACTACAAAAACTTCAAAAGGAGACTATATGGCTTTTTCCACCTTCTTGGATAGAAAAGGGGTATGCTTTGATAGTGTCCAATTCCCAAAAGTAATGACCAAATATCCAGTGATAGGTATGGGAATTTACTTTATAAAAGGAACTGTAACTGAAGATCTGGGTTACTATGCTATAACTACAGAACAGCTGGTAAAAGTACCGCGTCTTCCTGACCCTCGATTTACCGAAGAACAAAAAACACAAAAATCAATTTCGCAATAACCAAAAATCCATAATTGATTATCTACAGCATACCCCTAGCAAATTCATTAAATTAATAGTAAAACACCTTTTTGCAACAAAGCTTACTGTTTTTAACTTGGGAGCATCTTGTGAAAATTTGAAGCAGTTTTATCTGTCTAATACCCTGGGATCTTCTTAATTAATAATACTTATCAAGCTATTTTACTCCGAAACCTAATGCTCATTTTTTCTCCAGCTTTTCAGAAAATGTACATTTTAATAGATTTTTTTGAATCATTCTTCATTCCCAGTTTTAAAATAAAAAAACATAGCTTACAAATCTCCCACCGCTATTGCCCTGGCCGTAAAGGATTCAAAGTCCAGGAGCTTGCTTATTGAGGCGAAGAGGAATAGGAATACAAACAGATAAGTACTAACAACTATCGTAGTGTTTTTCAAATATGATTTTTTAAT
The Aequorivita iocasae genome window above contains:
- a CDS encoding SOS response-associated peptidase, with protein sequence MCYHTKLTADKRLIEAEFDAEFYEPELYVPKEAINGFAFAKNPIVLDEDKGHISMANWGLIPFWAKDDSIRKMTLNSRIETAASKPAFRNSVKNRCLVIADAFYEWQWLDAKGKEKQKYIIKPTAQEIFGFAGFYSEWINPSTGENMTTYTIATTEANELMEEIHNNKKRMPIILKKENRRDWLEGGALENFQFPYEVTLTAKAI
- a CDS encoding T9SS type A sorting domain-containing protein: MKSNLLFTLVLSSFNLLLAQTTFEEKIITDNSYVIRPSDAFFGDIDGDGDLDIMTAGNSNVVWYENTDGQGTYGIRKLIKNYPFTHYVAAPFLADIDGDGDLDAIVSNNYANRIVWFKNLDGLGNFGVERNISDFKGSVYFDDIDSDGDLDLLSSHYFNGNRVVWLENLNGLGQFGSQTIVDGDVAEAISLKTADLDGDGDKDILLATYYDNSLIWYENLDGNGTFGLKRIISSGVSEPTSVFAADIDNDGDHDIISTSNINDFVAWQENIDGAGNFGPLQYIGSNIDGAIGINVEDIDSDGDNDVFFAAKNDNYFGFFENLNGQGSFSSARIVSDKVSLPTGIKIADVDNDGNLDVMCIAAKSAKISWYKNEDGMGNFGNQNIIVEDVDYIEKITSADLDGDGDLDLISASNNDYASGNSLIAWFENIDGHGNFGKPKGIDYPNHAVYIRAADVDGDNDIDLIAGTHSPNIKKIVWYENLDGLGNFGPVNDISNSVVNILTALEVADIDGDNDIDILFRSSSSFGWMENTDGLGNFNVQHDLPSFAGTYSDTFPADLDNDGDIDILSLRFSGTGQATWLKNLDGMGNFSDEILIYQLAGGRVRLLNAVDMDMDGDMDVVIGATDSDENLIWVENTDGNGSFGNVTVITQEGLPNEVAFGDLDNDNDMDVAFTHYYQNKIGWIENIDGQGNFGAEIILTDNVYEANDVLITDLDGDLDMDIVASSYIDCQIIWYKNTFILSLLQNSTFSFSIYPNPTTQIVNIESATKIVGAKIYNNLGQLLLSESDPNGINFLNIDNLYTGIYFLKVTDTAQKSSTKKFIKQN
- a CDS encoding SDR family oxidoreductase translates to MEKEKSKPKKFPSQTQSQPGEENKMKPQPEIIRENYKGSGKLKGKVAFITGGDSGIGRSVAVHFAREGASVAIVYLEENKDAKETKRMVEKEGSKCLILEGDLKDAKFCKKSIAECIKHYGKLNILVNNAAVQFPKDKLEQISEQQLTETFQTNIFAYFYIAKAALPHLKKGDVIIITSSVTAYRGSDHLMDYASTKGAIVSFTRSLSSNLASKGIRVNGVAPGPIWTPLIPATFDDVTDFGQDTPMGRAGQPSEVGPAYVFLASEDSSYITGQFIHINGGELIGG
- a CDS encoding VOC family protein, with product MKNYLGRIVLLVENYERSATFYEVNFGFKRMFDVTTDVGQRFLHLGSEPLDSLGIWFLKADTKKQRERIGNQTGEQPTMVIYTTDIETLYERLLSNKVKLKTEIVKTPEYSFFHCYDMDGNEIIVSELND
- a CDS encoding DoxX family protein, which produces MWHLIKKSYFKNTFIDVGSYLFVFLFLYAAVSKLLDFETFTVQLAQSPLLSAYAGFIAWAVPGIEILIACLLIIERFRTIALYASFTLMVMFTAYIFIILNFSDFVPCSCGGVLEKLSWTQHIFFNIFFMILAAVAVFFANRYPAKKTLLLLAALAIIGISIVAILFAFSEKKIHRNNAFIRRYPHHPIVPKDTVELNYNSYYFGGSDANNLYLGNYTAPKQVTRISFDLKDTTNFRIQLPKSKVQYKMPRVRIIDSIFFLFDGTVPIIHVGKISDWNVTKTFYPRAYFNFAEPMDTKNLVIRTISSETGNNLLGTIRLDSVPKIELFPNILEGNIDGYFDRDGQLHFNRQSNKVIYTYYYKNKYLVSSLDLKGIKTQKTIDTIEKPQIFIDELESSHERRLSGKSIRVNGLSSSFGNYLLIQSDRLGKYEPEGIAAGIIDVYNISSNTYEFSFYLYHNPKEKLLSISMYGHNLYALIDTKLYRFTFKDNFLK
- the dinB gene encoding DNA polymerase IV — protein: MKKSILHLDLDTFFVSVERLLNSELLKKPVLVGGTGSRGVVAACSYETRKYGVRSGMAMKIAKQLCPQAIVIRGNAGTYMKYSNLITDVIRDSVPLFEKTSVDEFYVDLTGMDRFFGNYKFACELRKRIIKESGLPISFGLSQNKIVSKVATGEAKPNNQLKIDYGFEKAFLAPLSIRKIPMIGKATAQTLIHLGIDRVKLIQEMPVEMLTSVMGKNGQTIWNRANGIDSTPVIPYCERKSISNERTFNLDTIDVQRLRDTLTAMVDTLCYQLRLGNKMTGCVSVKIRYSDFQTYNKQIRIPYTSADHILIPAAMELFNKLYERRILVRLIGVKFSHLVGGHYQINLFDDNEKTLNLYKSLDHIRNRFGAGSVMKASTLDVRTVISGRNPFDGEPPILLAHRNQ
- a CDS encoding SOS response-associated peptidase family protein; the protein is MCIEVSLNKTDLEIEDFFDAYFRVMCEYEPYSYRTALGFPNLYIIPQHDPDGIWPAHWGFIPANESDNILSFRQQYNLHAISIEKFLNLKYNKPSLNFGKCLILADGFYLNELIEGNKNRKIWKVTNGDGAKGKLFAFAGIYSLIDEELFSCCIITNPANKNVISLEREIPFILDDTFRKEWLREDLAEAALKSLLQFGFTKDRLKVTSYKGTAMYREEIHSYKKVVATQLNRKM